The following are encoded together in the Kribbella voronezhensis genome:
- a CDS encoding GNAT family N-acetyltransferase — MTAAPPPGHLTVRPIQLTDVEAITAQMGAYTSKLLGFPKHSLEDVTGFLSDPAHELERDSWAVFDGTQLVGTGTASRFGGRIDLDVTADDPAVAGWLLDAATERAHEQAQAIGGNEVTVGVAVLRDDRVLAGLAAERGFELGTTIQRMEIRPRGQVEAPPVPPGIAVRRGALDDATRRAAHDVLAEAFADQPTSVPRPYDEWVASRDARPTFDWSQVTVLELDGRPIAMRECNDNFVSSENCGYVGRLAVLAEARGRGLATFLLKDAFALDQAAGRAGTILHVDSSNPTPAVHLYLGVGMRPKVITDIWRRTLTTR, encoded by the coding sequence ATGACCGCCGCGCCCCCGCCGGGCCACCTCACCGTCCGCCCGATCCAGCTGACCGACGTCGAGGCGATCACGGCCCAGATGGGTGCGTATACCTCGAAGCTGTTGGGTTTTCCCAAGCACAGTCTGGAGGACGTGACCGGGTTCCTGAGCGATCCCGCGCACGAGCTGGAACGGGACAGCTGGGCGGTCTTCGACGGGACCCAACTGGTCGGGACCGGCACGGCCAGCCGGTTCGGGGGCCGGATCGACCTCGACGTCACCGCCGACGACCCGGCGGTCGCGGGGTGGCTGCTCGACGCCGCGACCGAGCGGGCTCACGAGCAGGCCCAGGCCATCGGCGGGAACGAGGTCACCGTGGGGGTGGCCGTCCTGCGCGACGACAGGGTGCTTGCGGGCTTGGCCGCTGAGCGAGGGTTCGAACTCGGCACCACCATTCAGCGGATGGAGATCAGGCCGCGGGGTCAGGTCGAGGCGCCGCCGGTCCCGCCGGGGATCGCGGTCCGGCGCGGGGCGCTCGACGACGCGACCCGCCGCGCGGCCCACGACGTGCTGGCGGAGGCCTTCGCCGACCAGCCCACCTCCGTGCCCCGCCCGTACGACGAGTGGGTGGCGTCGCGGGACGCGCGCCCCACCTTCGACTGGTCGCAGGTGACCGTGCTCGAACTGGACGGCCGGCCGATCGCGATGCGCGAGTGCAACGACAACTTCGTCTCGTCCGAGAACTGCGGGTACGTCGGCCGGCTGGCCGTCCTCGCCGAGGCGCGCGGCCGCGGTCTCGCCACCTTCCTGCTCAAGGACGCCTTCGCCCTCGACCAAGCCGCCGGCCGAGCCGGAACGATCCTGCACGTGGACAGCTCGAACCCAACCCCTGCGGTTCACCTCTATCTCGGCGTCGGCATGCGCCCGAAGGTGATCACCGACATCTGGCGCCGCACGCTGACGACCCGGTAG
- a CDS encoding winged helix DNA-binding domain-containing protein — translation MRHVTDDERRARLAVRHALAPPYRVGTPEAATEAITALHATEAASVSLSCWARVDGFELTDLDRALYEDRSLVKQLAMRRTLFVFPRDLLPLVWSSASARVATAERARITKGVVKVGITTDGERWLKEARTQLLALLAATPDGCTTADVRAAVPMVDVKVELSAGQTFTASGVLTLLSLSGEIVRGVNTGRWFTSRHRWTLMDRWLGETAPPPPSATDGYRELVRRWLHSFGPGTEDDLVWWLGSTKSAVRTALQALDAVEVSLDGGATGWLLPDDVDEVGDPGPWVALLPVLDPTVMGWKGRDFYLGPHREQIFEIRGNAGTTAWADGRVVGCWVQDGDGVVRVSLLEKVSARTRQALDAEAVRLTQWLAGQRIGTPYATPAMKAARAM, via the coding sequence ATGCGCCACGTGACCGACGACGAACGCCGCGCCCGCCTCGCCGTCAGACACGCGCTGGCGCCGCCATACCGGGTCGGTACGCCGGAAGCGGCGACGGAGGCGATCACCGCGCTCCACGCGACGGAGGCTGCCTCGGTCTCCTTGTCCTGCTGGGCCCGGGTCGACGGCTTCGAACTCACGGACCTGGATCGCGCCCTGTACGAAGACCGCAGCCTGGTGAAGCAGCTGGCGATGCGGCGCACGCTCTTCGTGTTCCCCCGCGACCTGCTCCCGCTCGTGTGGAGCAGCGCCTCCGCCCGGGTCGCCACTGCCGAACGCGCCCGGATCACCAAAGGCGTCGTCAAAGTCGGCATCACCACAGACGGCGAACGGTGGCTGAAGGAGGCCCGGACTCAGCTTCTCGCCTTACTGGCCGCCACTCCGGACGGCTGCACGACCGCCGACGTGCGGGCCGCGGTGCCGATGGTGGATGTGAAGGTGGAGCTGTCGGCAGGGCAGACGTTCACCGCGTCCGGCGTTCTGACGCTGCTGAGCCTGTCCGGCGAGATCGTCCGCGGCGTGAACACCGGCCGCTGGTTCACCTCGCGCCACCGGTGGACCCTGATGGACCGCTGGCTCGGAGAGACCGCACCGCCACCGCCTTCCGCGACCGACGGCTATCGCGAACTCGTCCGCCGGTGGCTCCACTCGTTCGGCCCCGGGACCGAGGACGATCTCGTCTGGTGGCTCGGCTCCACCAAGTCCGCGGTACGAACTGCGCTTCAGGCGCTCGATGCTGTCGAGGTCTCGCTGGATGGTGGCGCCACTGGCTGGCTGCTGCCTGATGATGTCGACGAGGTCGGCGATCCGGGTCCGTGGGTGGCGCTGCTGCCGGTGCTGGATCCGACCGTGATGGGCTGGAAGGGCCGCGACTTCTATCTCGGGCCGCATCGCGAGCAGATCTTCGAGATCCGCGGCAACGCCGGTACGACGGCGTGGGCCGACGGCCGGGTGGTCGGGTGCTGGGTGCAGGACGGCGACGGCGTCGTACGGGTGTCCTTGCTGGAGAAGGTCTCGGCCCGGACCCGGCAGGCGCTCGACGCCGAGGCGGTCCGGCTGACGCAGTGGCTCGCCGGTCAACGGATCGGGACGCCGTACGCGACACCGGCCATGAAGGCAGCGCGCGCGATGTAG
- a CDS encoding RNA polymerase sigma factor — MRHIDGDPAAEVAALYARTWPRLIGVLVSIGGSRADAEEVAQDAYVKLLGRWDRIRRYDDPEAWVRAVAVRTLVSRLRRQQVAARASAKLLGRTGVVREPDGDALDVSAALARISPAQRAVVVLHHVMDLPIEQVADELGLPPGTVKSRLARARQALAPLLAVQEEVPHHA; from the coding sequence GTGAGGCACATCGACGGCGATCCGGCGGCTGAAGTGGCGGCGCTCTATGCGCGCACCTGGCCGCGGCTGATCGGCGTACTGGTGTCTATCGGGGGATCGCGTGCCGACGCCGAAGAGGTCGCGCAGGACGCGTACGTGAAGCTGCTCGGCCGGTGGGACCGGATCCGCCGCTACGACGACCCCGAGGCGTGGGTGCGAGCGGTCGCGGTACGGACCCTGGTGAGCAGGTTGCGGCGTCAGCAGGTGGCTGCCCGTGCCTCCGCGAAGTTGCTGGGAAGGACCGGGGTGGTTCGTGAGCCGGATGGCGACGCGCTGGACGTGTCGGCCGCGCTGGCCAGGATCTCGCCCGCCCAACGAGCTGTGGTGGTGCTGCATCACGTGATGGATCTACCGATCGAACAGGTCGCCGACGAACTCGGCCTGCCGCCCGGGACGGTGAAGTCCCGGCTGGCCCGGGCCAGGCAGGCGCTGGCCCCGCTACTCGCCGTACAGGAGGAGGTGCCGCACCATGCCTGA
- a CDS encoding ABC transporter ATP-binding protein, with protein sequence MTATISTDITLDKAPVRRVARLFRPYRWSIAVLLLISVAQGAAGVTSPFMVREIVDRALPQRSASLVILYSGGMIVAAALAAVLGVASTRLSNVIGQGVMHDLRVGVYDHLQRMSLGFFTRTRAGELQSRIANDIGGVDNVVINTASSVVQNGIAALTVAVAALFMNWKLAAVCLIVVPLFLAFSFRLGRQQRQIARGRQQQLAGITALVEESLSVAGVLLAKTLGRQRELSRRFATESRALSRIELDAAMNGKWVNSSRRASLTMIPALVYLVSGLTLAHGSAQFSIGTVVAFTTMLNRLVAPATALQGIGTAASTSMALFGRIFDVLDLPIDVEEKPDARDLPRPRGEVRVSQAFFRYSDDAPWTLSGVDFVVEPGTTTALVGETGSGKTTLAYLLARLYDPQRGQVMIDGVDLRDLKFAAISDAVGLVSQETYLFHESVRENLRFAAPAATDAEVIAAARAARIHDLIAGLPEGYDTVVGARGYRFSGGERQRLAIARMLLRNPPILILDEATSALDNETERAVQAAIDELARGRTTIAIAHRLSTVRNADQILVLDHGRVVERGTHEELLARSGRYAQLHGALT encoded by the coding sequence GTGACGGCGACGATCAGCACCGACATCACCCTCGACAAAGCCCCCGTACGCCGGGTGGCGCGCCTCTTCCGCCCGTACCGCTGGTCGATCGCCGTCCTGCTCCTCATCTCGGTCGCTCAAGGGGCGGCCGGGGTCACGTCGCCGTTCATGGTCCGCGAGATCGTCGACCGCGCGCTCCCGCAGCGCAGCGCGAGCCTGGTCATCCTCTACTCCGGCGGCATGATCGTCGCGGCCGCGCTCGCCGCTGTCCTCGGCGTCGCGTCGACCCGGCTCTCGAACGTGATCGGTCAGGGCGTGATGCACGATCTCCGCGTCGGCGTGTACGACCATCTGCAGCGGATGTCGCTCGGCTTCTTCACCCGCACCCGGGCCGGCGAACTGCAGTCGCGGATCGCCAACGACATCGGCGGTGTGGACAACGTCGTGATCAACACCGCCAGTTCGGTCGTCCAGAACGGCATCGCCGCGCTCACCGTGGCCGTCGCGGCCCTGTTCATGAACTGGAAGCTCGCGGCTGTCTGCCTGATCGTCGTACCGCTGTTCCTGGCCTTCTCGTTCCGGCTCGGGCGGCAGCAGCGCCAGATCGCTCGCGGGCGTCAGCAGCAGCTCGCCGGGATCACCGCGCTGGTCGAGGAATCCCTTTCGGTGGCAGGGGTTCTGCTCGCCAAGACGCTCGGCCGGCAACGCGAACTGTCCCGCCGGTTCGCGACCGAGTCACGCGCCTTGTCGCGGATCGAGCTCGACGCGGCGATGAACGGCAAGTGGGTGAACTCGAGCCGGCGGGCCAGCCTGACGATGATCCCCGCGCTCGTCTATCTCGTCTCCGGACTCACCCTCGCGCACGGCTCCGCGCAGTTCTCGATCGGGACCGTGGTCGCGTTCACCACGATGCTGAACCGGCTGGTCGCGCCCGCGACGGCCCTGCAGGGCATCGGCACCGCGGCCTCCACTTCGATGGCTCTGTTCGGTCGCATCTTCGACGTCCTGGATCTGCCGATCGACGTCGAGGAGAAACCGGACGCCCGCGACCTGCCGCGCCCGCGCGGCGAAGTACGGGTTTCGCAGGCGTTCTTCCGGTACTCCGACGACGCACCCTGGACGCTGTCCGGGGTCGACTTCGTCGTCGAGCCCGGGACGACGACCGCGCTGGTCGGCGAGACCGGCTCCGGCAAGACGACGCTGGCCTATCTCCTCGCCCGGTTGTACGACCCGCAGCGCGGCCAGGTGATGATCGACGGTGTCGACCTGCGCGACCTGAAGTTCGCCGCGATCTCGGACGCGGTCGGCCTGGTTTCGCAGGAGACCTACCTGTTCCACGAGTCGGTCCGGGAGAATCTCCGCTTCGCGGCCCCGGCGGCGACCGATGCCGAGGTGATCGCCGCGGCGAGGGCGGCCCGGATCCACGACCTGATCGCGGGGCTGCCCGAGGGATACGACACCGTCGTCGGCGCCCGGGGCTACCGGTTCTCCGGCGGTGAGCGGCAGCGGCTCGCGATCGCCCGGATGCTGCTGCGGAACCCGCCGATCCTGATCCTCGACGAGGCCACCAGCGCGCTCGACAACGAGACCGAACGGGCGGTCCAGGCCGCGATCGACGAGCTGGCCCGGGGCCGGACGACGATCGCCATCGCGCACCGGCTGTCGACGGTCCGCAACGCCGACCAGATCCTCGTCCTCGACCACGGCCGGGTCGTGGAACGCGGCACCCATGAGGAGCTGCTCGCCCGGTCCGGCCGGTACGCCCAGTTGCACGGCGCACTCACCTGA
- a CDS encoding MarR family transcriptional regulator, whose amino-acid sequence MRTTDEAAKRILAGVSLLASRARAERTGAITLVQTAVLRHLARSGPLTPSELADRLKSQPQSLSRVFAALEDQGWIRRRPAPDDGRQSLLEVTPAGVEVFAAELRPRERWLAGALEQLTEAERDFLVVAAGLLERLAEDDDL is encoded by the coding sequence GTGCGTACTACTGATGAAGCGGCCAAGCGGATCCTGGCCGGGGTCAGCCTGCTGGCGAGCCGGGCTCGGGCTGAGCGGACCGGCGCGATCACCCTCGTTCAGACGGCGGTCCTGCGCCATCTGGCCAGGTCCGGTCCGCTGACGCCGAGCGAGCTCGCCGACCGGCTCAAGAGCCAGCCGCAGTCGCTGTCGAGGGTGTTCGCCGCGCTGGAGGACCAAGGCTGGATCCGTCGACGCCCCGCGCCCGACGACGGGCGTCAGTCCCTGCTGGAAGTCACCCCGGCCGGCGTCGAGGTGTTCGCGGCCGAGCTCCGGCCGAGGGAGCGCTGGCTGGCCGGCGCGCTGGAGCAACTGACCGAGGCGGAGCGCGACTTCCTCGTCGTCGCGGCGGGCCTGCTCGAACGACTGGCGGAGGACGACGATCTGTGA
- a CDS encoding ArsR family transcriptional regulator: MSLRNPYGDFEVTDPQAMRALAHPVRLAALSYLQKNGPATATQLSEHVGASPSVTSWHLRHLATFGLVTDGPPPDGAPDKRRRWWKAVSRGFRFDMPSTPEGAEAGRLLRAQMMRQALDYVQQWLSDVEPGLDPELSRQAWSANTLLQVTLEEAEALDEAIENLLAPYVRRGSEGAPAEARPIRMIRMSLPEATT, from the coding sequence ATGTCTCTCAGGAATCCGTACGGCGATTTCGAGGTCACCGACCCGCAGGCGATGCGGGCGCTGGCGCACCCGGTCCGGCTGGCCGCGCTCAGCTACCTGCAGAAGAACGGCCCGGCCACCGCCACCCAGCTGTCCGAGCACGTCGGCGCCTCCCCGTCGGTGACCAGCTGGCACCTACGGCACCTGGCAACCTTCGGCCTCGTCACAGACGGACCGCCACCGGACGGCGCTCCCGACAAACGGCGGCGATGGTGGAAAGCGGTCTCGCGCGGCTTCCGCTTCGACATGCCGTCGACGCCCGAGGGCGCTGAGGCAGGCCGGCTGCTCCGCGCCCAGATGATGCGCCAGGCCCTCGACTATGTCCAGCAATGGCTGTCGGACGTCGAGCCCGGCCTGGATCCTGAGCTGAGCCGACAGGCCTGGTCCGCGAACACGTTGCTGCAGGTCACCCTCGAGGAAGCCGAGGCGCTCGACGAAGCCATCGAGAACCTCCTCGCTCCTTACGTCCGACGCGGCTCGGAAGGCGCGCCGGCGGAGGCCCGCCCGATCCGGATGATCCGGATGTCATTGCCGGAAGCAACCACCTGA
- a CDS encoding MFS transporter — protein sequence MRTLPATSLWRDRQFRTFWSAQGVSEFGDRISELALPLIAVTLLNASPSQVGFLTAAVWLPNLASLFIGAWVDQRRDKRPLMIAADLSRTVLLLSLPAAYWLDLLTLGQLYVVAILAGIAHVVFNTAYSSFFVRLVSRDHFLEANSKLSSTRSISFMGGPALGGLLVQWLTAPVAVLADALSFVFSAIQVSRLDTAPGPADGAGESLLGRARAGMRYLLRHPYLRYTLACSTTINFFNLIGAALLILFASRTLGLSAGTIGLAFGIGASGGLLGALAATPLTRLIGVGPLIAIGAFVFPASIAIAALASGPLWVRATALGAADFVGMFAVMCYDIPQNSLQASVTHEQMRSRVSGAYSSINYGVRPLGAIVGGFLGTWLGVRETLLISSASGFLAVLWLLRSPIIRTRSLEGLEPPALRT from the coding sequence GTGAGGACTCTGCCTGCTACCAGTCTGTGGCGCGACCGTCAGTTCCGGACCTTCTGGTCGGCTCAGGGCGTCTCGGAGTTCGGCGACCGGATCAGCGAGCTCGCGCTGCCGCTGATCGCCGTCACCTTGCTGAACGCCTCACCCAGTCAGGTCGGCTTCCTGACCGCGGCCGTCTGGTTGCCCAACCTCGCGTCCTTGTTCATCGGCGCCTGGGTGGATCAGCGGCGGGACAAGCGCCCGTTGATGATCGCCGCCGACCTGAGTCGCACGGTCCTGCTGCTGTCGCTGCCTGCGGCGTACTGGCTGGACCTGCTGACGCTGGGCCAGCTCTACGTGGTCGCGATTCTCGCCGGTATCGCCCACGTCGTGTTCAACACGGCGTACTCGTCGTTCTTCGTACGTCTGGTGTCGCGAGACCACTTCCTGGAAGCGAACAGCAAGCTGTCCTCGACGCGCTCGATCTCCTTCATGGGCGGTCCTGCGCTCGGCGGCCTGCTGGTGCAGTGGCTGACCGCACCGGTCGCCGTCCTCGCCGACGCCTTGTCGTTCGTCTTCTCGGCCATCCAGGTGAGCCGCCTCGACACGGCACCGGGACCGGCCGATGGTGCCGGGGAGTCCTTGCTCGGCAGGGCACGCGCGGGCATGCGTTACCTGCTGCGCCACCCGTACCTGCGCTACACCCTCGCCTGCTCGACGACGATCAACTTCTTCAACCTGATCGGTGCGGCGTTGCTCATCCTGTTCGCCAGCCGGACCCTGGGCCTGTCCGCCGGCACGATCGGCCTCGCCTTCGGGATCGGCGCCTCCGGCGGCCTGCTCGGCGCGCTCGCGGCGACGCCACTGACCCGGCTGATCGGCGTCGGTCCGCTGATCGCCATCGGCGCCTTCGTCTTTCCCGCCTCGATCGCGATCGCCGCGCTCGCCTCAGGACCGCTGTGGGTCCGGGCCACCGCCTTGGGCGCCGCCGACTTCGTCGGGATGTTCGCGGTGATGTGCTACGACATTCCGCAGAACTCGCTGCAGGCCTCGGTGACCCACGAGCAGATGCGAAGCCGGGTCTCCGGCGCCTACAGCAGCATCAACTACGGGGTGCGGCCGCTCGGCGCGATCGTGGGTGGCTTCCTCGGCACCTGGCTCGGTGTCCGGGAGACATTGCTGATCTCCTCGGCAAGCGGGTTCCTTGCGGTCCTCTGGCTACTTCGCTCCCCCATCATCCGGACGAGGTCGCTGGAGGGGCTGGAACCGCCTGCCTTGCGTACGTAG
- a CDS encoding MDR family MFS transporter: MTVTENRYQAPAAAPELTHREILEILIGLLAALFTAMLSSTIVSNALPTIIADLEGSQTQYTWVLTASLLATTVSTPIWGKLSDLMSKKLLVQLAIVLFVIGSALAGMAHNVPFLIGARVLQGLAMGGLMALAQAIIGAAIPPRDRGRYSGYMGAVMAVATVSGPLIGGVIVDTSWLGWRWCFYVCVPLAVISLVMLQKYLHLPLLKRRVTMDYLGAILISAAASLPLIWVTFAGQDFDWISWQSALFVGGTLLFGLLAVLVETKAKEPLVPLKVVRQRTTALAIVASLAVGVAMFGSALFLGQYFQIARGYSPTEAGLLTIPMMLGSFLGSVGSGQLITRFGKWKRYLIAGGILLVIGLAILGTIDHTSPYWYVGLGMLSMGVGMGMMMQNLVLAVQNTVDVTEIGASSATVSFFRSLGGAVGVSVLGAVLAARVKDLLIQGLLAGPGGAEAVRKLQEGGGGTSLLDVGHLPPQLAELVRQSYGDATGRIFLIAAACGLVSLLAVLFIKEVPLRRTVAKLEPTLEDVLDD; this comes from the coding sequence ATGACTGTCACCGAGAACCGGTACCAAGCGCCTGCCGCCGCGCCGGAGCTCACCCACCGCGAGATCCTCGAGATCCTGATCGGCCTGCTGGCCGCGCTGTTCACGGCGATGCTCAGCTCGACGATCGTCAGCAACGCCCTGCCGACGATCATCGCCGACCTCGAGGGATCGCAGACCCAGTACACGTGGGTGCTGACGGCGAGTCTGCTGGCGACCACGGTGTCGACGCCGATCTGGGGCAAGCTGTCCGATCTGATGAGCAAGAAGCTGCTCGTGCAGCTGGCGATCGTCCTGTTCGTGATCGGCTCGGCGCTGGCCGGGATGGCCCACAACGTGCCGTTCCTGATCGGCGCCCGCGTGCTGCAAGGACTCGCGATGGGCGGCCTGATGGCGTTGGCCCAGGCGATCATCGGCGCCGCGATCCCACCGCGCGACCGCGGCCGGTACTCCGGCTACATGGGTGCTGTCATGGCAGTGGCAACCGTCAGTGGGCCGCTGATCGGTGGTGTCATCGTGGACACCTCGTGGCTCGGCTGGCGCTGGTGCTTCTACGTCTGCGTCCCGCTCGCCGTGATCAGCCTCGTGATGCTGCAGAAGTACCTGCACCTGCCGCTGCTCAAGCGGCGCGTGACGATGGACTACCTCGGGGCGATCCTGATCAGCGCCGCGGCCAGCCTGCCGCTGATCTGGGTCACCTTCGCCGGTCAGGACTTCGACTGGATCTCGTGGCAGTCGGCCTTGTTCGTCGGCGGCACCCTGCTGTTCGGCCTGCTCGCCGTCCTCGTGGAGACCAAGGCGAAGGAGCCGCTGGTTCCGCTGAAGGTCGTGCGGCAGCGGACGACCGCCCTGGCGATCGTGGCCAGCCTCGCGGTCGGGGTCGCGATGTTCGGCAGCGCGCTGTTCCTCGGTCAGTACTTCCAGATCGCCCGCGGCTACAGCCCGACCGAGGCCGGCCTGCTGACGATCCCGATGATGCTCGGGTCGTTCCTCGGTTCGGTCGGCTCCGGCCAGCTGATCACCCGGTTCGGCAAGTGGAAGCGGTACCTGATCGCCGGCGGCATCCTGCTCGTCATCGGGCTGGCGATCCTCGGCACCATCGACCACACCAGCCCGTACTGGTACGTCGGCCTCGGCATGCTGTCGATGGGTGTCGGCATGGGCATGATGATGCAGAACCTGGTCCTCGCCGTACAGAACACCGTCGACGTGACGGAGATCGGTGCGTCGAGCGCGACCGTCTCGTTCTTCCGAAGTCTCGGCGGAGCCGTCGGTGTCTCGGTCCTCGGCGCGGTGCTCGCTGCGCGGGTCAAGGACCTGCTGATCCAGGGCCTGCTGGCCGGACCGGGCGGCGCCGAGGCGGTGCGCAAGCTGCAGGAAGGCGGCGGCGGGACGAGCCTGCTCGACGTCGGTCACCTGCCTCCGCAGCTCGCCGAGCTGGTTCGTCAGTCGTACGGCGATGCGACCGGCCGGATCTTCCTGATCGCCGCGGCCTGCGGACTGGTCAGCCTGCTCGCGGTCCTCTTCATCAAGGAGGTCCCCCTCCGCCGCACGGTCGCCAAGCTGGAGCCCACACTCGAGGACGTCCTCGACGACTGA
- a CDS encoding MarR family winged helix-turn-helix transcriptional regulator, with product MQLAQQTSVPEVERDTPAQEVLEGVSSLIRAVRCIEHRHLWPDSGLRRADASVLKVLSKGGEQRTGEIAAKLGVDASVVSRQLTALEGDGLVSRRPDPADARVSLVALSDAGRRRLEALYANYTKHLRAALADWDDERMADAAEALRRVAGAVTEAAESVRRVNTSTGD from the coding sequence ATGCAACTAGCTCAGCAGACCTCTGTCCCGGAGGTGGAGCGGGACACGCCGGCCCAGGAAGTGCTCGAAGGGGTCAGTTCGCTGATCCGGGCCGTGCGGTGCATCGAACACCGGCACCTGTGGCCCGACTCCGGGCTGCGGCGGGCGGATGCGAGCGTGCTGAAGGTGCTGTCCAAGGGCGGCGAGCAGCGCACCGGTGAGATCGCCGCCAAGCTCGGTGTCGACGCGTCGGTGGTCAGCCGGCAGCTCACCGCGCTGGAAGGCGACGGCCTGGTGAGCCGTCGGCCCGATCCCGCCGATGCGCGGGTCTCGCTGGTCGCGCTCAGCGACGCGGGCCGGCGCCGGCTGGAGGCCTTGTACGCGAACTACACCAAACATCTTCGCGCCGCGCTGGCGGACTGGGACGACGAGCGAATGGCCGACGCCGCGGAAGCTCTGCGCCGCGTCGCCGGTGCCGTCACCGAGGCCGCCGAGTCCGTACGGCGTGTCAACACATCGACTGGAGACTGA
- a CDS encoding MarR family winged helix-turn-helix transcriptional regulator: MSDVVAERPTELLAAVEHELSTLFRRARSSQMLLARRVHPEMDAAGYALISQIELGTSSGGPGVRASDVAQALGLDKSTVSRGLTHLESLGLIERVEDPDDGRARLLRLTSTGAAGFNAMRIQRQTEFRAILARWDTPDLAALANLLARLNSDLS, from the coding sequence GTGAGCGACGTCGTGGCCGAGCGCCCCACCGAACTGCTGGCTGCCGTCGAGCACGAACTCTCGACGTTGTTCCGCCGCGCCCGCTCCTCCCAGATGCTGCTGGCTCGCCGCGTTCACCCCGAGATGGACGCGGCCGGCTACGCGCTGATCTCCCAGATCGAACTCGGTACGTCGAGTGGCGGCCCGGGGGTGCGCGCCTCCGACGTCGCCCAGGCCCTCGGCCTCGACAAGTCCACGGTCTCCCGCGGCCTCACCCACCTCGAGTCACTCGGCCTGATCGAACGGGTCGAGGACCCCGACGACGGCCGGGCCCGCCTTCTGCGCCTCACCAGCACCGGCGCGGCCGGCTTCAACGCCATGCGAATCCAGCGCCAGACCGAGTTCCGCGCCATCCTCGCCCGCTGGGACACCCCCGACCTGGCCGCGCTGGCCAACCTCCTCGCCCGGCTGAACTCCGACCTCAGCTAG
- the hisF gene encoding imidazole glycerol phosphate synthase subunit HisF: protein MSLAVRVIPCLDVDAGRVVKGVNFADLRDAGDPVELAKLYDAEGADELTFLDITASSGSRETTYEVVGRTAEQVFIPLTVGGGVREAADVDRLLRAGADKVGINTGAIARPAVISEIAHRFGNQVLVLSLDVRRAADQPSGFEVTTHGGRKSAGLDAIEWARKVWELGAGEILLNSMDADGTKQGFDLELIRAVRAVVDIPLIASGGAGLPEHFPPAVEAGADAVLAASVFHFGDLRIADVKKALRDAGIVVR, encoded by the coding sequence GTGAGTCTTGCCGTGCGAGTCATTCCCTGTCTGGACGTCGACGCCGGACGGGTGGTCAAGGGCGTCAACTTCGCCGACCTGCGCGACGCCGGCGACCCGGTCGAACTGGCCAAGCTGTACGACGCCGAGGGTGCCGACGAGCTGACCTTCCTCGACATCACCGCCTCGTCCGGCTCCCGCGAGACGACGTACGAGGTGGTCGGGCGGACCGCCGAGCAGGTGTTCATCCCGCTCACGGTCGGCGGCGGCGTCCGGGAGGCCGCGGACGTCGACCGGCTGCTGCGAGCCGGCGCGGACAAGGTCGGGATCAACACCGGCGCGATCGCCCGGCCGGCCGTGATCTCCGAGATCGCGCACCGGTTCGGCAACCAGGTGCTCGTGCTGTCCCTCGACGTACGGCGTGCCGCTGATCAGCCGAGTGGGTTCGAGGTGACCACCCACGGCGGCCGCAAGTCGGCCGGGCTGGACGCGATCGAGTGGGCCCGCAAGGTCTGGGAACTCGGCGCGGGGGAGATCCTGCTCAACTCGATGGATGCCGACGGCACCAAACAGGGCTTCGACCTGGAGCTGATCCGGGCGGTCCGCGCCGTCGTCGACATCCCGTTGATCGCCAGCGGGGGAGCGGGCCTGCCCGAACACTTCCCACCCGCGGTCGAAGCGGGCGCCGACGCCGTACTGGCCGCCAGCGTCTTCCACTTCGGAGACCTCCGGATCGCCGACGTCAAGAAGGCGTTGCGCGACGCCGGCATCGTGGTGCGGTGA